The DNA segment GCTTCCGAACCCCGGGCCAGCACTGCGACGTCGGCTCCGACCAGGATGAAACTGGCACCCCTGTCCAGATAGTGGCGCGCGGTGTCGTGGTTAAAGGCGTTCACTCCCGCCGGCTTGCCGGCTTTCGACGCCGCCGTAAGGCACCGTTCGACGGCGGCGCGCACCAGAGGGTGTTCCTGTTGACCGAGCACCCCGAGTGACGCGGCCAGGTCGGAGGGCCCCACGAAGATGGCATCCACGCCGTCCACTCCAAGAATGGCTTCCACAGCGTCCACGGCCGCGCTGGATTCAATCTGCACCGTCACGCTGATGGTTTCCCCAGCACCGGCCAGATAACCGGGGACCCTGTTCCAGCGGGAGGCCCGGGCGAGTGCTGATCCGACGCCTCGCACCCCAGCGGGCGGGTAGCGGGTGGCCGCCACGGCAGCTTCGGCGTCGGCCACCGAGTGGACCATCGGAATCAGGAGGTTCTGCACGCCGAGATCCAGGTACTGCTTGATCAACACTGTGTCGTTCACCGGCGGTCGAACCACCGCGTGGACCGGGTAGCCGTGGACGGCCTGGAGTTGGGCGAGGATGGATTCGAGACCATTCGGGCTGTGTTCAGCATCGATGAGGAGCCAGTCCAGGCCGGCACCGGCGCAGAGTTCAGCAATGAGGGGGCTCCCCGAGCACACCCACATGCCTGCCAATGGCCGGTCGGCCGCCGTGAGGCCGGCACGGAAAGTGGCTGCTAGTGGAAGTGGCATGTCACTGCTCCCAGTGGTCCGTAGTCGGCGTGGATGGTGTCGCCCCTGCTGACCCACAGAGGCCGGGTAAAGGACCCCGCAAGGATGATGTCCCCCGCTTTCATGCTGTCGCCGTGAGCGGCGATCTTGTTGGCCAGCCAGTGGACGCCAGCCGCGGGATGGTCGAGCACTCCGGCAGCAACCCCGGTCTCCTCGACCGTCTGGTTCTTGTACAGGATGGCCGCGACCCAGCGGAGGTCGACGGCGTCGGGCTTCACCGGGCGGCCACCGACCACCATGGCGCCCATTGCCGCATTGTCGGAAATAGTGTCCACGATGGTTCTGCCCTCCATCTCGATCCGGGAGTCCAGGATTTCGAGGGCGGGGACCACGTAGTCGGTGGCGTTGAGGACGTCGAAAATGGTGCAGCCCGGACCGGACAGGTCCTGCTTCAGCACGAACGCGAGCTCCACCTCGACCCGCGGATGGGTGTACCGGCCCCAGTCCACCGAGCAGCCGGTGTCCAGCACCATGTCATCGAAGATGGCGCCGTAGTCAGGTTCGGTGATACCGGTGGCCGCCTGCATGGCCTTGGAAGTGAGACCGATTTTGCGTCCCACGAGGGTCCGCCCGGCGTCCTCGTTGCGCTGGCGCCACAATCGTTGGACGGCGTAGGCGTCGTCGACGGTCATGTCGGGATACCGGCTGGTAAGACGGGATACCGGGGTGCGGCTGCGCCCGGCCTCCACCAGCTCGTCGGCGATGGCTTCTATTGTTTTGGCATCCAGCATGGCTACAGCTGCGCTCCCAGTTTGAAACCCCGCTGCTGCCCATCCGCGCCATCGGCGTCCTTGCGGGTGTAGGAGAACCCGTCCGCGCCCACCGTGACAGCCATTTCGCTCTTTTCCTCGCGGACGACGACGGGCTGGGGGTTGCCGTCGAGGTCCAGGACCAGGGATGCCTCGCTGTACCAGGAGGGGACCACCGCGTTGCCCCACCAGTCGCGGCGCTGGTTGTCGTGGACATCCCAGGTGACTGTCGGGTTGTCCGGATCGCCCGTGTAGTAGTCCTGCGTGTAGATTTCGATGCGGTGCCCGTCCGGGTCGAGGATATAGAGGTAGAAGGCGTTGGATACCCCGTGACGACCGGGACCCCGTTCAATCCGGTCCGAGATGCGTAGGGCCCCCATCTTGTCGCAGATCTGGATGATGTTGTGCTTTTCGTGGGTGGCGAACGCGACGTGGTGCATTCTTGGTCCGTTACCGCCCGTGAGCGCGGTGTCGTGAACTGTCTGTTTGCGGTGCATCCAGACGGCGTAGCTCACGCCGTCGGAATCCTGGATGTCCTCCGAGACCCGGAAGCCGAGGTCCTCAAGGTATTTGCGCCCGCGAGGCACATCAGGGGTGACCTGGTTGAAGTGGTCCAGGCGCACCAGTTCACCCGCGGAGTACAGGTCGTAACGCTGGGTGAGTCGTTCCACGTGTTCAACGTCATAGAAGAACTCATAGGGGAAGCCCAACGGGTCTTCAACCCGGACCGAATCGCCGACTCCCTGGGTGAAACCTTCCCGCCGGCGTTCAACCCGGCACCCGAGTTCCGTGTAGTACGCCTCTGCGGCGTCCACCTCGGCCGGGGATTTGACCCGGTAGGCGAACGCGGCGACGGCGGCTACGGGCCCCTGGCGCAGCACCAGGTTGTGGTGAATGAACTCCTCCAGCGAGCGCAGGTAGATGGTGGTGTCGTCT comes from the Arthrobacter sp. CAN_C5 genome and includes:
- the hpaH gene encoding 2-oxo-hept-4-ene-1,7-dioate hydratase; protein product: MLDAKTIEAIADELVEAGRSRTPVSRLTSRYPDMTVDDAYAVQRLWRQRNEDAGRTLVGRKIGLTSKAMQAATGITEPDYGAIFDDMVLDTGCSVDWGRYTHPRVEVELAFVLKQDLSGPGCTIFDVLNATDYVVPALEILDSRIEMEGRTIVDTISDNAAMGAMVVGGRPVKPDAVDLRWVAAILYKNQTVEETGVAAGVLDHPAAGVHWLANKIAAHGDSMKAGDIILAGSFTRPLWVSRGDTIHADYGPLGAVTCHFH
- the hpaD gene encoding 3,4-dihydroxyphenylacetate 2,3-dioxygenase produces the protein MTNFVPTPTVPAPDIVRCAYMEIVVTDLARSREFYVDVLGLHVTEEDDTTIYLRSLEEFIHHNLVLRQGPVAAVAAFAYRVKSPAEVDAAEAYYTELGCRVERRREGFTQGVGDSVRVEDPLGFPYEFFYDVEHVERLTQRYDLYSAGELVRLDHFNQVTPDVPRGRKYLEDLGFRVSEDIQDSDGVSYAVWMHRKQTVHDTALTGGNGPRMHHVAFATHEKHNIIQICDKMGALRISDRIERGPGRHGVSNAFYLYILDPDGHRIEIYTQDYYTGDPDNPTVTWDVHDNQRRDWWGNAVVPSWYSEASLVLDLDGNPQPVVVREEKSEMAVTVGADGFSYTRKDADGADGQQRGFKLGAQL
- a CDS encoding HpcH/HpaI aldolase/citrate lyase family protein, with translation MPLPLAATFRAGLTAADRPLAGMWVCSGSPLIAELCAGAGLDWLLIDAEHSPNGLESILAQLQAVHGYPVHAVVRPPVNDTVLIKQYLDLGVQNLLIPMVHSVADAEAAVAATRYPPAGVRGVGSALARASRWNRVPGYLAGAGETISVTVQIESSAAVDAVEAILGVDGVDAIFVGPSDLAASLGVLGQQEHPLVRAAVERCLTAASKAGKPAGVNAFNHDTARHYLDRGASFILVGADVAVLARGSEALAAQFVPVPDDDSPASY